A stretch of DNA from Triticum dicoccoides isolate Atlit2015 ecotype Zavitan chromosome 2A, WEW_v2.0, whole genome shotgun sequence:
TTTTTTTCTAAGGGGTGCTCCTGTCGCCACTCGAACGATTGATAGCGATTGTAGGGCCCGCGCACGTCCGGTGGAACGTTTCCGCCGGTGCGCCGTCTGGAAACGTTTTCCTAAAAAAAGGGAATCCATGGAAAATATTTGATCGTAGAACTATTTCCTTTTAAGGAAAAAGGAGGTCTGGTAATTTATTGCATGTATAAGATTAATTATGTATGGCGGGATCAATGGTTTTATATGATTATATAATCCATATGAGTTTTCCATGTGGTCTACTTTCTATATGATTTCAATGGATTTTCCTTTTCATAGAGTCTACCTTAACATAATTCTTTCATTTCGGTGACAATCATGGTATACGTCTAGTCCAGTGGAAGAATGCTAGCTTTTCAACATGACATGACATCAAATTTCTACCTTTTTCCTATTTCGGTATCTTCAAAACTTCTGAACCAAATTAAAATGTGGAGGGCTATGCATTTTTTTACCTTCACGTATTGTTTACCCATTAATGTTCAATAATTAAATCTTGAGTTGTAGTTAAGTGGAGAACTAAACTATCCTATTTTCCAATGATACAATTTGGAACCTGATAGGTTTGACCTTTTTTTCacgagaaaactttcaatctattcatctccaATTATAACAGCACAACGAacactaaaaataataaaaattacatctaatTCCGTAGACCACCGaacaacgactacaagcactgaaatgaGTTGAAGACGCGCCGACGTCATCGCTCTACCGTGCCGGAGGCAGGCaaaacttattgtagtagacagaCAGTCGAAAAGTCGCCGTgtcaaggccccataggaccagcacaacAGAATACAACCGGCgccgatgaagagtagcgtagGTTGAAAGGTTTGACCTTTTGTTTAAGATAAGATCAAGTGATACAAACTGGGTACCTCGCTTTTTCGTCATGGAAACTATTTGTCGTATTGATGTGTTGAACTCAATCGGTGGCTTGtaaagcaatgctacatccacgtaatggtttacgtaaggtTACGAACTGATCTGACATGGGACTGTTTGATTGGATTAAAGAAGAGTATTGGGCCCACCCTATCTGAAAATCAGGGAGGGCGTGTATAGATTAGATGGGAGTTTACATAGCAGCTATGTAGCCCTTTGTAGGTGTAGGATTTTCTGTGGCTTGTAGGGTGACCAAACCTTACCGTCTACGTTAATTAATTTGTGTATCTAAGGAAGGATAGTGGAAATTATAGTTAAAAAAAGGGATAGTGGAAACTTCACGTGATTAAAGCGTGGAGGCTATTCCAGCAAAAAAATAATGGGCGTACAGTTTTTTCTTCCCTTTTTAACCGATCTAGAGTCACATTGAAGTGGAGTGCTGAACTAAAAGAGAATTCGACATGAAGTACATACATGTCATTACATGGGGGAGTATTTATAAGCAGTGACTTGATTTAAGGAAGAGTCAGCCGGTTGATTCTTTTTGGCAAAAATCAAAATGGTCAATGTAAATATGTATCTCGCAAAGAAGAAAAACACAGATAACATGTACTCCAAAAATTTGAACTATATAAATCTGGCACGTGCACATTTTCCATTTTCTTGTTTGTTGGCAACATATACAAATGACTTGCTGGGGCATGGTGTATAGAGACAGGCGAGAGAACAACGCTTATATCTAAACTAAGGTGTCTTCAACCATAGGCCTTATTGTGTTTATCGTCTAGCCCAAAAGACCCAAAACTTTATCTTATCATGGATGGGCACATGGATGCATAAACTTTAATGTTTATTAGTCAACAAATAAACACATATACACTAGTAATGTACCAAACCGTTTGTGTAGTAGTACCATGATTTTTTGAAGGATTATACACTAGCGCCGCTAAAGAGGAAAATCAAAGCGTGTACTCATCCACTAAggatttttttttggattttttttgaggGATTGGATTTTTTGGATGAGGACTGAAGAGTCGCACATGGGCCTCCCGTGGGTCGTATGTCCACGTAGGCGAGCCGGTAAAAGTAAAATCCAAACGGATCGCTGCCGCGCGCGCAGGCGCAACGGTCCTGCCACTGCTTGCCGCCTGCGCCCTCGTCCCGTCCGCTATATATACGGGCCTGCCATCCCCGTCACCGGCCACAACAATCCCCAGACTTTTCAAATCCAAACCACCAActcccccctcttcttcctcctctcgtgcgaTCGAGGGGATCGTCGATCGATGGCGACAATGGGTGTGGGCGGAGCGGTGAAGATGATCGTCGGGGCGAAGGTGGAGCGGGTGGTGGGCACGGGCAAGGCGCCCGGCGCTTGCCCGTCCTGCGGCGGTCCCGTGGTGGCGACGGACGTGGAGAGCGAGCGGCGCATCCTGTGCCTCCCGCTGTGCCTCAAGAACAAGCGCAAGTACTCCTGCACCAGGTGCTTCCGCCGCCTCGTCACCGTCTACAGCTAGCCGAATCCAAGCCTATACTCCTaccgatccatccatccatcgatcAACTAGCGTGCGGAGGCGAACAATCCCCGAGTTCTTTGGTTCTTGTTGGCCCTAGAGTAGCTTGCTAGCCTGGCTAATGTAATTCATTCATCTAATTTCCAGACTTTCCAGTAGCCATATCTAGCTAATCTGGTGAGGCGCTGCAAAACTGGCACTCTGCTGTGTCTTGCAGCAACCTCTCTGTCAATGGTGGCGGGGCACCTCCGCGTTAATGCGCAGGCCAGTAATGGGAAATTTCAAACGCCTCTCGTCCGCTCGATTAAGAATTTAAGATGGTGCAATTAACGCACGGCTGGGACCATGATGCTGTGCGGTAAAATGCAGTCCCGGCCCACTGCCCAGTGACTAGCGTAACCCTCTGATTCTCAAAAAAGGAAGTACATTGACTCCTCTCGATCGATCCCGCAAGGCTGTTCAACGTGAGCTGTTTCTTTCCTTTTTTGCGAAGGTTACAGTAACCTGTACTACTGATAAACAGTGTAGTAGCAGGCACAGAATCTCCGTCGCCGCATGTACTACAGTGGTAGCTGCCACGGATCGATGGTGACGCCCACAGCCACAGCTCATGCAATGCTCCCACAAGCCACGGCAGGCAGAAGCAGCCGGCCGGCGCGCGGGCACGGCCCTTCCGTTGGTTATCTGTTGCTTTCGCGGGCAATCACGTAGTAGTACGTACGTCATACGAGTAAAATCCCCGCGATTCGATCTGCACGGCTGCGCATTGGTCGTCCGGCCGGCCGATCTAATCTGAACCCTTCTGTTCAGTGTTCACTTTGTAACCGGAGTCTGTCAAGACAAATTCATTAGTTGCAAAAAAGGAGGATTGGCAGAGTAGTACTGATCCCTGGATTGTTTCAAGTTCTCGACCGGCATCAACGTGACTGTATTGCGGGATCTCCTAGGTCacgcagccgccgcctcctcctctttCAAAAAAAGCTAGGGTTCATGCCTTGTCTCTAGTGGCCCTAAGACTACGCGGGCGCGGTGGATCCTGGTAAGGGCTGGCGGGAAGGCTCCACCCAATGACGAATCTAAAAAAATGAAGGAGGGGCTGGGTCGTCTGGGTCATGCACCTACAAGTGCCTGNNNNNNNNNNNNNNNNNNNNNNNNNNNNNNNNNNNNNNNNNNNNNNNNNNNNNNNNNNNNNNNNNNNNNNNNNNNNNNNNNNNNNNNNNNNNNNNNNNNNNNNNNNNNNNNNNNNNNNNNNNNNNNNNNNNNNNNNNNNNNNNNNNNNNNNNNNNNNNNNNNNNNNNNNNNNNNNNNNNNNNNNNNNNNNNNNNNNNNNNNNNNNNNNNNNNNNNNNNNNNNNNNNNNNNNNNNNNNNNCAGTGGATCCGCCCCTGGCTCTACTGTTAGTTGTTCCAttgagtttttttagggtttgtgtcctgttcAAGAAAGAGAAATGACGGCGGCTCTctaaagatggaataaaggtctccccgcctaaccCCTGTTTCGGTGATGTGTCCAGTATCGTTGGTGGGCGCGTGGAGGTGTGTCTTCGGCGGATATATCCTCACAACGTGTTTGGTTGGGGGTAATTAGAGTTAGGAATGGGAATAGGAGGGGTACGGGACTTCAAATCTACGTTTGGTTGGATGTATTGAGAATTCACAAAGGAATAGGCATGGGACTTGAGACTCCAACTCCCGTCGCTTTATTAACAGGGGAAGTGGTGGGAGTTGGATGAGAATAGTTTTAATGAGTCAATCTTAACATTTCATCCTAACTTCTCTTGTCTAGTCCCGTGTTAATTCCCACGAACCAAACAAGGGAGTACAATTTCTCCTCATATTCTCACACATAATTCCTATCACACACCAAACAGAGGATTGGAAATAAAACGACTCATCTCATGTCTAATCTCAACACAATTCTCTCCTCTAAATTTCAATTTCCCTTTCCAAATATTGCCAAACACGTTGttagtggatttgctcggatctagtTGCTCTtcatctacgttcgtgtgtcttggggttggatccttctgatctacatTATTTTTCATCGGCGGTGGTTGCCGTTCTGGTGCGCTGGTTATATGGGGCTTTAGCACGATgatttcccgactgtctactacaacaagttatgCCCGactccgacgagggaggggcaaTGACAGGAGCGCACATTTGGCTCGCTTCAGTTCTTCTAGCCGTCGCTAGGTGACATATGAATCTGGATGTATTCAGTGCCTAATCAGAGATCACAATACATGAAAAACACGGTTTATTCAAGAGAGACTCAACGACAAGTCCAGAGGAGaagggggaggggaaggggaagggTAGGCATAGTAGAGCGAAGAAGGAAGCTAGAGGCCCGTTCAACTTTGCCCGGCCGGCACGTGTGTGCGCAAGAGATAAAATACAACAAGCTACTACTCCTACAGTTAGGTTGTTCAGTTAATTAGAAAATGAGAACATGTTTTTTTTGCGGGGAGAAAAGGAAAACATATATAGATAGAAATAGAAACATGTTGATATGCAGATTCATGCATCGTGTGGTAGGGCAGGCTGCTGATTCCGGCCGACGTGTGGCGGCGGCGCAACGCGCATGCTGGGAAATTGCGCC
This window harbors:
- the LOC119351894 gene encoding uncharacterized protein LOC119351894, coding for MATMGVGGAVKMIVGAKVERVVGTGKAPGACPSCGGPVVATDVESERRILCLPLCLKNKRKYSCTRCFRRLVTVYS